In the genome of Olsenella profusa DSM 13989, one region contains:
- the rbfA gene encoding 30S ribosome-binding factor RbfA, translating to MKQNRNSRRVNQIAREKLASILLLEVSDPDLALVTLTGVEVSVDKSVLKAYVSCDHDRYEPVRQALERARGRVRSLLGHALGWRVTPELIFEIDTTADEAERIARALEHAPATLAVEKDEAGYPITTHRDEPVPSGEADGNPKGDEQPV from the coding sequence ATGAAACAGAACAGGAACTCGCGCAGGGTCAACCAGATCGCCCGCGAGAAGCTCGCCAGCATCCTCCTCCTTGAGGTGTCAGACCCCGACCTCGCGCTCGTGACGCTCACGGGCGTGGAGGTCTCGGTCGACAAGAGCGTGCTCAAGGCGTACGTCAGCTGCGACCACGACCGCTACGAGCCCGTCAGGCAGGCACTCGAGCGAGCCCGGGGCCGCGTCCGCAGCCTGTTGGGCCATGCCTTGGGGTGGCGCGTGACGCCCGAGCTCATCTTCGAGATCGACACGACGGCGGACGAGGCGGAGCGCATCGCCCGTGCGCTCGAGCATGCCCCCGCCACGCTGGCGGTGGAGAAGGACGAGGCGGGCTACCCCATCACCACCCACAGGGACGAGCCTGTGCCCTCGGGTGAGGCGGACGGGAACCCGAAGGGGGATGAGCAGCCCGTATGA
- a CDS encoding DHH family phosphoesterase, translating to MTLRVTPRQTKVLGRMAALIEDSPTIAICAHTSPDGDAIGSGLALAMIIRAHCPHSQVTNLLADDAPVPRIYRFLPGADGFVRARDYHEDPDLFISVDLSRDSRLNEAEVVLGRSAHHAIIDHHPCTSHTGDVALIRPDAAAAGVLVTEFAQQLGVTLTPAMAQCLFCAITTDTGRFQYQNADPEAFQVASLLVDAGARPSEVSLNVYQSFSLSYLHLEAAVMARITTFAQGRIAYSYATEEDFERTNAQLDECDGLIDVVRSVAGGEVALFLKEVPGGHVRGNLRSKNDLDVSLVAAELGGGGHKAAAGFTFDGELGEALSAVLPLLRSLFDDEGPSRATKAEA from the coding sequence ATGACACTTCGCGTCACCCCACGGCAGACGAAGGTGCTCGGACGCATGGCCGCCCTCATCGAGGACAGCCCGACCATCGCCATCTGCGCACACACCTCGCCCGATGGCGATGCCATAGGGTCGGGGCTTGCGCTTGCGATGATCATCCGCGCGCACTGCCCCCACTCCCAGGTGACCAACCTCCTGGCCGATGATGCGCCGGTGCCGCGCATCTACCGCTTCCTGCCGGGCGCGGACGGCTTCGTGCGCGCCCGGGACTACCACGAGGACCCCGACCTCTTCATCAGTGTGGACCTCTCCAGGGACAGCCGCCTGAACGAGGCGGAGGTCGTCCTCGGGCGCTCCGCCCACCACGCCATCATCGACCATCATCCCTGCACGTCGCATACGGGGGATGTCGCCCTCATCCGTCCGGATGCCGCCGCCGCAGGCGTCCTGGTGACGGAGTTCGCGCAGCAACTGGGCGTGACGCTCACCCCCGCCATGGCGCAGTGCCTCTTCTGTGCCATCACGACGGATACGGGGCGCTTCCAGTACCAGAACGCCGACCCCGAGGCCTTTCAGGTGGCATCGCTCCTGGTGGACGCCGGTGCCCGCCCGTCCGAGGTGTCGCTCAACGTGTATCAGAGCTTCTCCCTGTCCTACCTGCACCTCGAGGCCGCTGTCATGGCGCGCATCACGACGTTCGCCCAGGGTCGCATCGCCTACAGCTATGCCACGGAGGAGGACTTCGAGCGCACGAACGCCCAGCTGGACGAGTGCGACGGCCTCATTGACGTCGTGCGGAGCGTTGCCGGGGGCGAGGTGGCGCTCTTCCTCAAGGAGGTGCCGGGCGGCCATGTGCGCGGCAACCTCCGCTCCAAGAACGACCTCGACGTCTCGCTCGTTGCCGCCGAGCTGGGCGGTGGCGGTCACAAGGCCGCCGCGGGCTTCACCTTCGACGGCGAGCTGGGGGAGGCCCTCTCGGCCGTGCTGCCGCTACTGCGCTCGCTCTTCGATGACGAGGGGCCCTCCCGTGCCACGAAGGCCGAGGCATAG
- the truB gene encoding tRNA pseudouridine(55) synthase TruB — translation MPRRPRHRVRRGPAKINRIIALDKPLGMTSHDVVARMRRAVGERRVGHAGTLDPAATGVLVVGIGQATRLLGRLALDRKGYDARILFGSETATEDAEGEVTHTAPVPYELRDEACARSALDRMMGPQSQVPPAYSAISVRGRRAYEVARSGGHVDLAPRGIEVFEATLLGIDGSQGVAWDVHFEVSKGTYVRSLARDLGRAVGSAAHLAGLRRTSAGVVALSQCGALPALETGGLSALDACTVDPISVLGALRRDVTEAEARLASCGQALAASSDAASGATCALVHGGLLVGLAEIRDGRLRPRLNFPQGIEGVR, via the coding sequence GTGCCACGAAGGCCGAGGCATAGGGTGCGCAGAGGTCCCGCGAAGATCAACCGCATCATTGCGCTCGACAAGCCCCTGGGCATGACCAGCCACGACGTCGTGGCACGCATGCGCCGTGCCGTGGGAGAGCGCCGCGTGGGCCATGCGGGCACGCTCGACCCCGCTGCCACGGGCGTGCTTGTGGTGGGCATCGGTCAGGCCACGCGCCTCCTGGGCAGGCTGGCGCTCGACCGCAAGGGGTATGACGCCCGCATCCTCTTCGGGTCGGAGACTGCGACGGAGGATGCCGAAGGGGAGGTCACGCATACGGCGCCCGTCCCATACGAGCTGCGCGACGAGGCGTGCGCCCGCTCGGCGCTCGACCGCATGATGGGACCCCAAAGTCAGGTGCCTCCCGCATACTCGGCCATCTCCGTCAGGGGCAGGCGCGCCTACGAGGTGGCGCGCAGCGGCGGACACGTCGACCTCGCGCCTCGCGGCATCGAGGTCTTCGAGGCGACGCTTCTGGGCATTGACGGGTCGCAGGGTGTCGCGTGGGACGTCCACTTCGAGGTCTCGAAGGGCACCTACGTGCGGAGCCTCGCGCGTGACCTCGGGCGCGCCGTGGGCAGCGCCGCACATCTCGCTGGCCTGAGGAGGACGAGCGCGGGTGTGGTGGCGCTCTCGCAGTGCGGGGCGCTCCCCGCCCTCGAGACGGGCGGCCTGTCGGCGCTCGATGCGTGTACGGTCGACCCCATCAGCGTCCTGGGGGCGTTGCGCCGTGACGTCACGGAGGCGGAGGCGCGCCTGGCATCATGCGGCCAGGCGCTTGCGGCGTCGTCCGACGCCGCCTCGGGCGCGACATGCGCCCTCGTTCATGGGGGGCTGCTGGTCGGCCTGGCCGAGATAAGGGACGGCAGGCTGCGCCCACGGCTCAACTTCCCCCAGGGCATCGAAGGGGTTCGGTAG
- the infB gene encoding translation initiation factor IF-2 has product MAKTRVHDLAKEYGMTSKEMLAHLSDMMIPAKSASSTLEDAYVSIVRKKLKPILEARAAEIEAQKKAAEEARRAEEEAARKKAEAERLEAERRREAERAEEERRRLEAERVRREAEAKRAEEERLRKGEEERNRVHDNAPTSAPSFSSLLDQIAQQEKVLKEQAAEKSAKKRERPAREGRGRRRGRSDNYRSHGSGEAIPTPPSDGDGEGRGRGRKGGKRGKGEDRYSRMAREAEEYTREQRHVFEEAREAVEEASRESTGRRRKRKERRQRQQEEAREEERIQEALKNDQDLSQLDTAKVPQGATVADLAKLLGVPANDIIKRLFLLGTPLTVTESMSDELIELVADDLGANVKIMSKEEENSFTFYDDPADLKPRPPVVTVMGHVDHGKTSLLDAIRHTGVAEGEAGGITQAIGASQVQINGRTITFIDTPGHETFTAMRARGARVTDIVILIVAADDGVMPQTIESINHAKAADVPIIVAVNKIDKPGADPTRVRQELTGHGVIPEEWGGQNMFVDISAKKHQNIDALLEAVLLEADVLELKANPDTFASGNVLEAKLDRGRGSVATLLVNRGTLHVGDAIVAGMCFGKVRAMVDPHGASVSEAKPSDPVEVLGLSSVPMAGDEFRVFQDERDARSLADERALKARIEEQNKVRHVTLENLFSTMADADVKELNLIIKADVQGSIEALKDSLDKMDQSEVRINTIHSAVGAITETDVTLADASNAIIIGFGVRPEAKARAAAERQGVEIRTYSVIYKAIEDIDAARIGMLKPTEEEHQTATVEVRNTFKVPKVGIAAGCMVQDGEVSRDDLCRLVRDGIVVFEGRLASLRRYKDDVKSVKAGFECGISLESFQDIHVGDVIESYRIEEVARTE; this is encoded by the coding sequence ATGGCAAAGACCCGTGTACATGACCTCGCCAAGGAATATGGCATGACGAGCAAGGAGATGCTCGCGCACCTCTCCGACATGATGATCCCGGCCAAGTCGGCATCATCCACCCTCGAGGATGCCTACGTCTCCATCGTGCGCAAGAAGCTCAAGCCCATCCTCGAGGCGCGCGCCGCAGAGATCGAGGCCCAGAAGAAGGCGGCCGAGGAGGCCAGACGCGCCGAGGAGGAGGCCGCCCGCAAGAAGGCCGAGGCCGAGCGCCTGGAGGCCGAGCGTCGCCGCGAGGCCGAGCGTGCCGAGGAGGAGCGCCGCCGCCTGGAGGCCGAGCGCGTCCGCAGGGAGGCCGAGGCCAAGCGCGCCGAAGAGGAGCGCCTGCGCAAGGGGGAAGAGGAGCGTAACCGCGTGCATGACAACGCGCCGACCTCCGCCCCCTCGTTCTCGAGCCTCCTCGATCAGATCGCCCAGCAGGAGAAGGTCCTCAAGGAGCAGGCTGCTGAGAAGTCGGCCAAGAAGAGGGAGCGGCCTGCGCGCGAGGGCAGGGGCAGACGTCGCGGCAGGTCGGACAACTACCGCTCCCATGGTTCCGGCGAGGCCATCCCCACCCCCCCGTCCGATGGCGACGGCGAGGGTCGCGGTCGCGGTCGCAAGGGGGGCAAGCGCGGCAAGGGCGAGGATCGCTACAGCCGTATGGCCCGTGAGGCCGAGGAGTACACGCGCGAGCAGCGTCATGTCTTCGAGGAGGCCCGCGAGGCCGTCGAGGAGGCGTCGCGCGAGTCCACCGGCAGGCGTAGGAAGCGCAAGGAGCGCCGCCAGAGGCAGCAGGAGGAGGCCCGCGAGGAGGAGCGCATCCAAGAGGCCCTCAAGAACGACCAGGACCTCTCGCAGCTCGACACGGCGAAGGTTCCCCAGGGTGCTACGGTCGCCGATCTCGCCAAGCTGTTGGGCGTGCCCGCCAACGACATCATCAAGCGGCTGTTCCTGCTGGGCACCCCGCTCACCGTCACGGAGTCCATGTCCGACGAGCTCATCGAGCTCGTGGCCGATGACCTCGGCGCGAACGTCAAGATCATGAGCAAGGAGGAGGAGAACTCCTTCACCTTCTACGATGACCCGGCCGACCTCAAGCCCCGCCCACCCGTGGTTACCGTCATGGGCCACGTCGACCACGGCAAGACGTCGCTTCTGGATGCCATCCGCCACACCGGCGTGGCGGAGGGCGAGGCCGGTGGCATCACGCAGGCCATCGGCGCCTCCCAGGTCCAGATCAACGGCCGCACCATCACGTTCATTGACACCCCCGGCCATGAGACCTTCACGGCCATGCGCGCCCGCGGCGCCAGGGTGACCGACATCGTCATCCTGATCGTGGCGGCGGATGACGGCGTGATGCCCCAGACCATCGAGTCCATCAACCATGCCAAGGCCGCCGACGTGCCCATCATCGTGGCCGTCAACAAGATCGACAAGCCCGGCGCGGACCCCACCCGCGTGCGCCAGGAGCTCACCGGACACGGCGTCATCCCCGAGGAGTGGGGCGGACAGAACATGTTCGTCGACATCTCAGCCAAGAAGCATCAGAACATCGATGCCCTGCTCGAGGCCGTCCTGCTCGAGGCCGACGTGCTCGAGCTCAAGGCCAACCCCGACACCTTCGCCTCGGGCAACGTCCTCGAGGCCAAGCTCGACCGGGGTCGTGGCTCCGTGGCGACGCTGCTCGTGAACCGCGGCACGCTACACGTGGGCGATGCCATCGTGGCCGGCATGTGCTTTGGCAAGGTCCGTGCCATGGTCGACCCACACGGTGCCAGCGTGAGCGAGGCCAAGCCCTCCGACCCCGTCGAGGTGCTGGGCCTCTCGAGCGTCCCCATGGCGGGCGACGAGTTCCGCGTGTTCCAGGACGAGCGCGACGCCCGCTCGCTCGCCGACGAGCGAGCCCTCAAGGCCCGCATCGAGGAGCAGAACAAGGTCAGGCACGTCACGCTCGAGAACCTCTTCTCCACGATGGCGGATGCCGACGTCAAGGAGCTCAACCTCATCATCAAGGCCGACGTCCAGGGCTCCATCGAGGCCCTCAAGGACTCGCTGGACAAGATGGACCAGAGCGAGGTGCGCATCAACACCATCCACTCCGCCGTGGGCGCCATCACCGAGACCGACGTCACCCTCGCCGATGCCTCCAACGCCATCATCATCGGCTTCGGCGTGCGTCCCGAGGCCAAGGCCCGTGCCGCAGCCGAGCGCCAGGGCGTGGAGATCCGCACCTACAGCGTCATCTACAAGGCCATCGAGGACATCGACGCCGCCCGCATCGGCATGCTCAAGCCCACCGAGGAGGAGCACCAGACGGCCACCGTGGAGGTGCGCAACACCTTCAAGGTGCCCAAGGTGGGCATCGCCGCCGGCTGCATGGTGCAGGATGGCGAGGTCTCCCGTGACGACCTCTGCCGCCTCGTGCGCGACGGCATCGTGGTCTTCGAGGGCAGGCTCGCCTCCCTCAGGCGCTACAAGGACGATGTCAAGAGCGTCAAGGCCGGCTTCGAATGCGGCATCAGCCTCGAGAGCTTCCAGGACATCCACGTGGGTGACGTCATCGAGAGCTACCGCATCGAAGAGGTAGCCCGTACGGAGTAG
- the ribF gene encoding riboflavin biosynthesis protein RibF, whose translation MADVRRLLVDLGCADVRELAARATPSPLADACLRHDHGFYTLYGRGGTEVGPQAPVCACMGGFDGVHRGHRELVRACHDEARLRGVIALAITFDPLPSLVLEGRAHGHCLLSTERRVRLLLDAGMDAVCVLAFDKTLAHTPYADFVDGLLPKVAHVESLHVGANFRFGFEGAGTPAALARLGQARGFSVHIHDLLAQGAAPVSSTRTRALLAQGSVEDAARLLGRPHVVHGVVEHGRGEGTTLGFPTANVHVDARLCLPAEGVYAGFVICGPTAWPAAINVGASPTFSTPRASFLEANLIGFAGKLYGREVDVAFVSWLRPSRPFDSTVKLERTVRSNIDWVRTNLGDDGLEVRG comes from the coding sequence ATGGCTGACGTCCGGAGGCTTCTGGTCGACCTTGGCTGCGCGGATGTGCGCGAGTTGGCTGCGCGTGCGACCCCGTCCCCCTTGGCGGACGCATGCCTACGGCATGACCATGGCTTCTATACGCTCTATGGGCGCGGGGGGACGGAAGTCGGGCCTCAGGCACCAGTCTGCGCGTGCATGGGGGGCTTCGATGGCGTCCATCGGGGGCACAGGGAGCTTGTGCGCGCCTGTCATGACGAGGCGCGGCTGAGGGGCGTCATCGCGCTCGCCATCACCTTTGACCCTTTGCCCTCGCTCGTCCTCGAGGGGCGGGCGCATGGACACTGCCTGCTCTCCACCGAGCGGCGTGTCCGGCTCCTGCTGGATGCGGGCATGGATGCCGTCTGCGTGCTGGCGTTTGACAAGACCCTTGCGCATACCCCCTATGCCGACTTCGTCGATGGCCTGCTGCCGAAGGTTGCCCATGTCGAGTCCCTTCACGTGGGCGCCAACTTTCGCTTCGGCTTCGAGGGGGCGGGCACGCCAGCGGCGCTCGCGCGGCTGGGCCAGGCGCGGGGGTTCTCCGTCCACATCCACGACCTGCTGGCGCAGGGTGCAGCACCCGTCTCGTCCACGCGTACGCGCGCACTGCTCGCCCAGGGTAGCGTCGAGGATGCCGCACGCCTGTTGGGTCGCCCCCATGTCGTGCATGGGGTCGTCGAGCACGGACGGGGGGAGGGGACCACCCTTGGCTTTCCCACGGCGAACGTGCATGTCGATGCCCGACTGTGCCTGCCGGCCGAGGGGGTGTATGCGGGCTTCGTCATCTGCGGTCCCACGGCATGGCCCGCCGCCATCAACGTGGGCGCGTCGCCCACGTTCTCGACACCGCGGGCGTCATTTCTGGAGGCCAACCTCATCGGCTTTGCGGGTAAGCTCTATGGGCGTGAGGTGGATGTGGCGTTCGTCTCGTGGCTGCGGCCCTCTCGCCCCTTCGATTCCACCGTGAAGCTGGAACGTACGGTGCGCTCCAACATCGATTGGGTACGTACCAACCTAGGTGATGATGGGCTGGAGGTGCGCGGATGA